The Rhopalosiphum maidis isolate BTI-1 chromosome 1, ASM367621v3, whole genome shotgun sequence genome has a segment encoding these proteins:
- the LOC113557701 gene encoding uncharacterized protein LOC113557701 isoform X2, giving the protein MNNNNYYLKKKDIIVIFVNLLVLSLVIYIYHVVHDLKTMLSNERLCILKTSSKTDLTEGDTDDIYFDFSKMKNLNIRHTRSTKSTKFQNMSLFYLAQPNIDFEQNGILGPWILSNKSLPVDSYSPIKLTSRRTLLEIVDQGLYLVNIQVYYLSSTKRNSFSITKVTAALNETLSVCSAVGVSGTEISCFTSIVEYFKPGESILIRLREMSSGINLNRKPSHTYLGFTKLL; this is encoded by the exons atgaataataataactattatttgaagaaaaaagatataattgtgatatttgttaatttattggtGCTATCCTtagtcatatatatttatcatgttGTTCACGATTTGAAAACTATGCTTTCAAACGAGAGGTTATGCATACTAAAAACATCTTCAAAGACTGACTTAACTGAAGGTGATACAgatgacatttattttgacttttcaaaaatgaaaaatttaaatattagacatACCAGATCGACCAAGTctacaaaat TTCAAAATATGTCCTTGTTCTACTTGGCTCAACCAAATATAGATTTTGAACAAAATG GTATCTTAGGGCCGTGgattttgtcaaataaaagtttaccAGTTGACTCGTATTCTCCCATTAAATTAACTTCAAGAAGAACTTTGTTAGAAATAGTTGACCAAGGACTTTATTTAGTTAACATAcag gtttattatttgtcatcTACTAAGAGGAACAGTTTTTCTATCACAAAAGTAACAGCTGCTTTAAATGAAACATTGTCTGTATGTAGTGCAGTGGGTGTCTCTGGAACAGAAATCTCATGTTTCACATCTATTGTAGAGTATTTTAAACCTGgtgaatcaattttaattagacTTAGGGAAATGTCTTCTGGTATAAACCTTAATCGTAAACCTTCTCACACTTACCTTGGCTTTACTAagctattgtaa
- the LOC113557701 gene encoding uncharacterized protein LOC113557701 isoform X1, producing MNNNNYYLKKKDIIVIFVNLLVLSLVIYIYHVVHDLKTMLSNERLCILKTSSKTDLTEGDTDDIYFDFSKMKNLNIRHTRSTKSTKFQNMSLFYLAQPNIDFEQNGSILGPWILSNKSLPVDSYSPIKLTSRRTLLEIVDQGLYLVNIQVYYLSSTKRNSFSITKVTAALNETLSVCSAVGVSGTEISCFTSIVEYFKPGESILIRLREMSSGINLNRKPSHTYLGFTKLL from the exons atgaataataataactattatttgaagaaaaaagatataattgtgatatttgttaatttattggtGCTATCCTtagtcatatatatttatcatgttGTTCACGATTTGAAAACTATGCTTTCAAACGAGAGGTTATGCATACTAAAAACATCTTCAAAGACTGACTTAACTGAAGGTGATACAgatgacatttattttgacttttcaaaaatgaaaaatttaaatattagacatACCAGATCGACCAAGTctacaaaat TTCAAAATATGTCCTTGTTCTACTTGGCTCAACCAAATATAGATTTTGAACAAAATGGTA GTATCTTAGGGCCGTGgattttgtcaaataaaagtttaccAGTTGACTCGTATTCTCCCATTAAATTAACTTCAAGAAGAACTTTGTTAGAAATAGTTGACCAAGGACTTTATTTAGTTAACATAcag gtttattatttgtcatcTACTAAGAGGAACAGTTTTTCTATCACAAAAGTAACAGCTGCTTTAAATGAAACATTGTCTGTATGTAGTGCAGTGGGTGTCTCTGGAACAGAAATCTCATGTTTCACATCTATTGTAGAGTATTTTAAACCTGgtgaatcaattttaattagacTTAGGGAAATGTCTTCTGGTATAAACCTTAATCGTAAACCTTCTCACACTTACCTTGGCTTTACTAagctattgtaa